One region of Sphingomonas adhaesiva genomic DNA includes:
- a CDS encoding DUF2285 domain-containing protein — protein sequence MRARPELDPDVDDLAPTASEITDYDETHFVTYMRLLDAQADRADWMEVARVVLHRDPAAPTTQTCWESHLARARWMTQTGYRHLLERASSEARSRPH from the coding sequence ATGCGGGCGCGGCCCGAACTCGACCCGGATGTGGACGATCTGGCGCCGACAGCGTCGGAGATCACGGACTATGACGAGACCCACTTCGTCACCTACATGCGCCTGCTCGACGCCCAGGCGGATCGGGCCGACTGGATGGAGGTGGCGCGGGTCGTTCTGCACCGCGATCCGGCGGCCCCGACGACCCAGACCTGTTGGGAAAGTCATCTGGCACGCGCGCGGTGGATGACGCAGACCGGCTACCGCCATCTGCTCGAACGGGCCTCCTCCGAAGCACGATCCCGGCCGCACTGA
- a CDS encoding helix-turn-helix domain-containing protein, with amino-acid sequence MATNLRRMRHDREMTQEELADRAGLSARYIGAIERADVSASVTVLGQIAEALSVEPAKLVTRSR; translated from the coding sequence ATGGCGACCAACCTGCGTCGGATGCGTCATGACAGGGAGATGACGCAGGAGGAGCTGGCCGACCGCGCCGGCCTGAGCGCGCGCTACATCGGCGCGATCGAACGCGCCGACGTGTCGGCTAGCGTCACCGTGCTGGGGCAGATAGCAGAGGCGCTGAGTGTCGAGCCAGCCAAACTTGTGACGAGATCACGCTGA